A region from the Leptospira venezuelensis genome encodes:
- a CDS encoding AI-2E family transporter: MPDTRPLSTYVIRFIFFFLVGAAIVFFVIGLQLLIVPIALSLILFYIFNGSINYFETLGVPRIVSVAILIFLLCLPIYLIATEVAPPIVSTLQPIIKNWKQDIDDAKFKYLVVGFQLRFNDYPASWEDTIRPDELVKQAAEFIHAQVSGLVSVIPTLIGYLVVTPLFAFLFLLNGNGVYKNIVSLVPNRYFEMTLMVASKINEQITNYLRSLVIQSAIITVISMIGFYVIGLKFFYIFALFAGIANSIPYLGPIIGMVPPLFMTLTQGAGIFTPNGINEGMGMYELMVAILVVVLIAQAVDNFFVQPVIISDAVSLHPVIVVGAVTVGGSLLGIAGMLVAVPLAAILKVTIASLYRSMKDHKLL, from the coding sequence ATGCCTGATACGAGACCGCTTTCTACATACGTAATCCGATTTATATTTTTCTTTTTAGTCGGAGCGGCTATCGTATTTTTTGTAATCGGCCTTCAACTTCTTATAGTGCCGATTGCCCTTTCCTTAATTCTATTCTATATATTTAACGGATCTATAAACTACTTCGAAACATTGGGAGTACCCAGGATTGTTTCAGTAGCTATACTCATCTTCTTACTCTGCCTTCCTATTTATCTAATTGCGACAGAAGTTGCGCCTCCAATCGTATCAACTTTGCAACCTATCATAAAGAACTGGAAACAGGATATAGATGATGCAAAATTCAAGTATTTGGTCGTTGGTTTTCAGCTTAGGTTTAACGATTATCCTGCAAGTTGGGAAGATACAATCCGCCCGGACGAATTGGTAAAACAAGCGGCGGAATTTATCCACGCTCAGGTTAGCGGTTTAGTTTCTGTAATTCCTACATTGATTGGGTATTTGGTGGTCACGCCACTGTTTGCATTCTTGTTTCTGTTAAACGGAAACGGCGTATATAAGAATATTGTTAGTCTTGTTCCAAATCGGTATTTTGAAATGACCTTAATGGTCGCTTCAAAGATCAACGAACAGATTACCAATTATTTAAGAAGTCTCGTAATCCAAAGTGCGATCATCACGGTGATATCTATGATTGGATTTTATGTGATTGGCTTAAAGTTCTTTTATATCTTTGCTTTATTCGCTGGGATCGCAAATTCAATTCCGTATTTAGGACCAATCATTGGAATGGTCCCTCCATTATTCATGACCTTGACACAAGGAGCCGGGATTTTTACTCCGAATGGTATCAACGAGGGAATGGGAATGTATGAGCTGATGGTGGCGATTTTGGTAGTAGTTCTGATCGCACAAGCGGTGGATAATTTTTTTGTTCAACCTGTTATTATCTCAGATGCAGTTTCTCTACATCCTGTGATTGTTGTTGGTGCTGTAACTGTGGGGGGAAGTTTACTCGGAATAGCCGGAATGCTTGTTGCAGTGCCGTTAGCTGCTATCCTGAAAGTGACAATTGCTTCTCTTTATCGATCTATGAAAGACCATAAGCTGCTTTGA
- a CDS encoding LA_1326/LA_4305 family lipoprotein produces the protein MNFSLLDFMKGKALRTSLILFLTLSFSGCYPYFFKDRMFRSEGMGFFTISISDLPDFDKTSKNEDIKLEHPIQLDQAKIKDYFGNLRYSKRSSVGYFSDFVFSDHELDLLARDLPYTLKNLPDDRLLLIISKYDDTQSVISFDEVTSCVLWAAEGKINLLFGRVKRELVDRDAALDFSRWTRIEKIRLAHGFDGTEIAEGENVDFGQIEGLPLRKWVVFDMKNPSKYKFTPRKQYQPVKLTDENDRP, from the coding sequence ATGAATTTTTCACTTTTAGATTTTATGAAGGGAAAAGCTCTCCGTACTTCCCTGATCCTTTTTTTGACCTTAAGTTTCTCCGGATGTTATCCTTACTTCTTCAAAGACAGAATGTTCCGTTCCGAGGGAATGGGATTTTTCACGATTAGTATATCTGATTTACCTGATTTTGATAAAACTTCCAAGAACGAAGATATTAAATTGGAACATCCTATCCAATTGGACCAGGCCAAAATTAAAGACTATTTTGGAAATTTAAGATATTCTAAACGTTCTTCTGTAGGATACTTTTCGGATTTTGTATTTTCGGATCATGAATTGGACCTACTCGCAAGGGACCTTCCTTATACTTTAAAAAATCTTCCGGATGATAGACTTCTTCTTATCATTTCTAAATACGATGATACTCAATCAGTGATCTCTTTTGACGAGGTTACCAGCTGTGTTCTTTGGGCGGCAGAAGGTAAGATCAATCTTCTATTTGGTCGTGTGAAGAGGGAACTTGTAGATAGAGATGCTGCCCTGGATTTTAGTCGTTGGACGAGGATCGAAAAGATCAGACTTGCTCATGGCTTTGATGGAACTGAGATTGCAGAAGGTGAGAATGTAGACTTCGGGCAAATAGAAGGACTTCCGCTGCGTAAATGGGTTGTGTTTGATATGAAAAATCCAAGCAAATACAAGTTCACTCCGAGAAAGCAGTACCAACCAGTCAAACTCACCGATGAGAATGACAGGCCTTGA
- a CDS encoding sodium:solute symporter family transporter produces MESSLGQPNLISVLFFVIFVVLTLGITYWAAKKTKTSSEFYAAGRSITGFQNGLALSGDFMSAASFLGISGMVALKGYDGIIYAVGWLVGWPALMFLLAEPLRNLGKYTFADVLAIRLKQKPIRIVASIGGILVTITYSIAQIVGSGKLINLMFGLPYELAVVIVGGVMLLYVLFGGMIATTWVQIIKACLLLFGVTLLVILSLAQFNFSLENLFSAVENKFGRTALEPGGFASSPIDSISLGLALMFGLLGLPHILMRFYTVPDAKEARKSVAYATTFIGYFYIIIPIVGFAAAVLIGREQIAGIDKGGNMAAALLAELLGGTPFLGFIAAVAFATILAVVAGLTLAAASTISHDLYFNVFTEGKATEDEQVSVAKKATVVFSIVSILLGILFKDQNVAFMVGLAFAIAASGNFPALFLSIVWKNFSTVGGVLSILIGSISATLFIIFSPTVWVDVFKFDQAIFPLKNPAIVSMSLAFASAFIFSKLFPDENATAKYESEKVRVYLGIGAE; encoded by the coding sequence ATGGAATCCTCTTTAGGCCAACCAAACTTAATCTCCGTTCTATTTTTTGTAATATTCGTAGTCCTTACATTAGGAATTACTTATTGGGCAGCTAAAAAAACCAAAACTTCCAGCGAGTTTTATGCGGCAGGCAGATCCATTACTGGTTTTCAAAACGGCTTGGCTCTTTCCGGAGATTTTATGTCTGCGGCTTCCTTCTTAGGAATTTCGGGTATGGTGGCCTTAAAAGGTTATGATGGAATCATCTATGCGGTCGGCTGGCTCGTAGGTTGGCCTGCACTCATGTTCCTTTTAGCAGAACCATTACGTAATTTAGGAAAATATACTTTTGCTGACGTACTAGCTATTCGTTTAAAACAAAAACCCATTCGTATTGTTGCGTCTATCGGTGGAATTTTAGTAACGATCACCTACTCCATCGCTCAGATAGTTGGTTCAGGAAAACTAATCAATCTAATGTTTGGTCTTCCTTATGAGTTAGCAGTTGTGATTGTGGGTGGGGTCATGTTACTCTACGTATTATTCGGGGGAATGATAGCAACTACTTGGGTACAGATTATCAAAGCTTGTCTTCTTCTTTTTGGTGTCACCTTGCTTGTGATCCTGTCATTGGCACAGTTCAACTTTAGCCTGGAGAATTTATTCTCAGCAGTTGAAAACAAATTCGGAAGAACAGCTTTAGAGCCAGGCGGATTTGCCTCTAGCCCGATCGATTCCATTTCTCTAGGACTTGCTTTAATGTTTGGTCTATTAGGCTTACCTCATATTCTTATGAGATTTTATACTGTACCTGATGCAAAGGAAGCCAGGAAATCGGTGGCATATGCTACTACATTCATAGGATACTTTTACATTATCATTCCGATTGTAGGTTTTGCTGCAGCAGTTCTGATCGGAAGAGAACAGATCGCAGGAATAGATAAGGGTGGAAATATGGCGGCTGCTCTTTTAGCAGAACTTCTGGGAGGAACACCTTTCTTAGGATTTATCGCGGCAGTTGCTTTTGCTACGATCTTGGCAGTGGTAGCAGGTTTGACATTGGCAGCTGCTTCTACCATTTCTCACGATCTTTACTTCAATGTATTTACAGAAGGTAAAGCAACCGAAGACGAACAAGTCTCCGTTGCTAAAAAGGCAACGGTAGTTTTCAGTATAGTCAGCATTCTTTTAGGAATCTTATTTAAAGACCAGAATGTGGCCTTTATGGTGGGATTGGCATTCGCAATCGCAGCAAGTGGGAATTTCCCTGCATTATTCCTATCCATTGTATGGAAAAATTTCAGCACAGTTGGCGGAGTACTCTCTATCTTAATCGGCTCTATTTCCGCGACCTTATTTATTATATTCAGTCCTACTGTTTGGGTGGATGTTTTTAAATTCGATCAGGCAATTTTCCCATTAAAAAATCCTGCTATTGTTTCAATGAGTTTGGCATTCGCCTCTGCATTCATTTTTTCTAAACTGTTTCCAGACGAAAATGCTACTGCAAAATATGAATCCGAAAAAGTTAGAGTCTATTTAGGAATTGGAGCCGAGTAA
- a CDS encoding STAS domain-containing protein, with protein sequence MILKSLARENHLVLSVQEDILMDNSRDFYLEFEDNVREGYPPVVSFHLGLVKFIDSSGIGIIIKVRNQIRDHQGTVNIFGLNKSLHSVFRLSGLDRIVNLYTIEEFLEKYPDFREFLTVE encoded by the coding sequence ATGATTCTTAAAAGTCTCGCCCGAGAAAATCACCTGGTACTTTCGGTCCAGGAGGATATCTTGATGGATAATTCCAGGGACTTTTACCTCGAGTTCGAGGACAATGTTCGAGAGGGGTACCCCCCTGTAGTGAGCTTTCATTTGGGTCTCGTTAAATTTATCGACTCATCTGGGATAGGCATTATCATCAAAGTAAGAAATCAGATCCGGGACCATCAGGGAACAGTGAATATATTCGGGCTAAATAAGTCCCTACATTCCGTTTTTAGGCTTTCCGGTCTAGACAGAATTGTAAATCTGTACACCATCGAAGAATTTCTGGAGAAATACCCCGACTTTAGGGAATTTCTTACAGTAGAATGA
- a CDS encoding cyclic nucleotide-binding domain-containing protein — protein MNFLQLPIWKKILKKKGTSNPEIIRFLRETSVFGKLKRRTLHEIARLVHVRQYSEGEEIFRQGEAGAGFYMIFDGKVTIRSIREGVELDLAHLDQHSFFGELSLFSEERRTATAIAQEPSTLLGFFQPDLKEIIETKPKIGIEILLSLTGVVVERLQKTNQLLEKAYYKGKQKNA, from the coding sequence TTGAATTTTCTACAACTCCCCATCTGGAAAAAAATATTAAAAAAGAAGGGAACCTCCAATCCGGAGATCATACGTTTCCTTCGAGAAACTTCTGTATTCGGAAAATTGAAAAGAAGGACCTTGCATGAGATCGCAAGACTAGTCCACGTTAGACAATATTCGGAGGGGGAGGAAATTTTTAGACAGGGAGAAGCCGGAGCAGGATTTTATATGATCTTCGACGGAAAAGTTACCATTCGTTCAATTAGAGAAGGGGTGGAATTGGATCTGGCTCATTTAGACCAACATTCGTTCTTCGGGGAACTTTCCTTATTCTCCGAAGAGAGAAGGACTGCGACTGCGATCGCACAAGAACCATCTACCTTACTCGGATTTTTCCAACCTGACCTGAAAGAAATTATCGAAACAAAACCTAAGATAGGTATCGAGATACTCTTAAGTCTTACTGGAGTTGTAGTAGAGAGGCTCCAGAAAACCAATCAGCTATTAGAAAAAGCATATTATAAGGGCAAACAAAAAAATGCCTGA
- a CDS encoding amidohydrolase, protein MTSVKITLFQKDLSQPVSPEQRTKLSKEKSDFLILPLYFPGGGNGSPESLASRAKTFLDEIYAISEVYKGAIFGGGMFRRDDEGKLRFSIPIVQNIVLVDWYDVKGLSSEDSPAVPGSGEDSLILGGFRFGIFAGKEIQDKSKLEKLKTDRINLAFHLDSISDNGTNYSQDLKNYADLSSQYGMFLVRSSGYGIPFGKKRIGRSLLSTPTGVTWKVAETEQEKEIIKTVNINGINGLF, encoded by the coding sequence GTGACCTCAGTAAAAATAACCCTTTTCCAAAAGGATCTATCACAACCGGTTTCCCCGGAACAAAGAACCAAACTTTCTAAGGAAAAATCGGATTTCCTCATTCTACCATTATATTTCCCAGGAGGAGGGAATGGTTCTCCTGAATCATTAGCTTCTCGTGCTAAAACTTTTTTAGATGAGATCTACGCAATTTCAGAAGTTTATAAAGGTGCGATCTTTGGCGGAGGAATGTTCCGCAGAGATGACGAAGGTAAATTAAGATTTTCGATTCCGATCGTACAGAATATAGTACTCGTAGATTGGTACGATGTAAAAGGATTATCTTCGGAAGATTCTCCAGCAGTACCAGGCTCGGGAGAAGATTCTCTAATCCTAGGAGGATTTCGTTTTGGGATCTTTGCAGGCAAAGAGATCCAAGATAAGTCTAAGTTAGAAAAATTAAAAACTGATAGGATCAATTTGGCGTTCCATTTAGATTCAATTTCGGATAATGGAACGAACTATTCTCAAGATCTAAAAAATTACGCAGACCTTTCCTCTCAATATGGAATGTTCCTCGTACGTAGTTCGGGTTACGGCATTCCTTTCGGTAAAAAGAGAATTGGACGAAGCCTTCTTTCCACTCCAACTGGAGTCACTTGGAAGGTGGCAGAGACAGAACAAGAAAAAGAGATTATTAAGACAGTTAATATAAACGGTATCAACGGTTTATTTTAA
- a CDS encoding DUF1003 domain-containing protein produces the protein MEPEYCCLNPSINDPKDLISFEYINPEVLDLIKKDSRFQEGSRMVSFGELNLATMKYIQGMIQKETSELSSLEEEVRNSLENQELISEDLNQTFQSGLTFGQKVADKVADFGGSWTFISMFGLSMAVWIGINVFFSIWRFDPYPFILLNLLLSTLAAIQAPIIMMSQNRQEAKDRARSEMDYKINLKAELEIRHLHEKIDHILKNQWRRLTEIQQIQMQMMQILGNRK, from the coding sequence ATGGAGCCGGAATATTGCTGTTTAAATCCTTCCATCAATGATCCTAAAGACTTAATTTCTTTCGAATATATTAATCCTGAAGTTTTGGATCTGATCAAAAAAGATTCAAGATTTCAAGAAGGTAGCCGGATGGTCTCCTTCGGAGAATTAAATCTAGCTACTATGAAGTATATCCAAGGTATGATCCAAAAGGAAACTTCAGAACTAAGTTCTTTAGAAGAAGAAGTTAGAAACAGTCTGGAAAACCAGGAACTGATCTCAGAAGATCTCAACCAAACGTTTCAATCTGGGCTGACTTTCGGACAAAAAGTCGCAGATAAGGTAGCGGACTTCGGAGGAAGTTGGACATTTATATCAATGTTCGGATTGTCCATGGCGGTTTGGATAGGAATCAATGTATTCTTCTCCATTTGGAGATTCGATCCATATCCATTCATTTTACTTAATTTACTTTTATCTACTTTAGCGGCTATCCAGGCCCCTATTATTATGATGAGCCAGAATAGACAAGAAGCTAAGGATAGAGCCAGATCCGAGATGGATTATAAGATCAATCTAAAGGCAGAGTTAGAAATACGACATCTTCATGAAAAGATAGATCATATTCTCAAAAACCAATGGAGAAGGTTAACTGAGATCCAACAAATCCAGATGCAGATGATGCAAATATTAGGGAATCGTAAATAA
- a CDS encoding DUF485 domain-containing protein, translated as MKIKAHQLIESIEFKKLVRTRWTVSFVLLFFLFLNYYGFILIIALKKELVTQKLGIFGNYGLYAGASVILFSWLLTFIYVFWANRYYDKEVEVLKSKLESENR; from the coding sequence ATGAAGATAAAAGCTCATCAATTGATCGAATCCATCGAGTTTAAAAAATTAGTTCGTACTAGATGGACAGTTAGTTTCGTTTTATTATTTTTCCTGTTTCTTAACTATTACGGATTTATACTAATCATCGCCCTAAAGAAAGAACTAGTTACTCAAAAACTGGGTATTTTTGGCAACTATGGATTATATGCGGGTGCCTCTGTAATCTTATTCTCTTGGTTACTCACTTTCATATATGTTTTTTGGGCCAATCGATATTATGACAAAGAAGTAGAAGTATTAAAATCTAAATTAGAATCGGAGAATAGATAA